In Raphanus sativus cultivar WK10039 chromosome 5, ASM80110v3, whole genome shotgun sequence, the following proteins share a genomic window:
- the LOC108856629 gene encoding RING-H2 finger protein ATL2, whose product MMNLNDQDPMVMPEATKSPSRTYAMSSKIMISAIAILFFVVVLMVFLHLYARWYLLRARRRHLRRRNRRATMVFFTADEPSTVTATRGLDPTVIKSLPVFAFSHATHKEPIECAVCLSEFEETESGRVLPSCKHTFHVDCIDMWFHSHSTCPLCRSLVEPHAVSETPMAAAEEEEQVVITISPEPVSETEPGSSSGLRDEPRDSGRKPSAIEVPRRNLSEFEHASTQNSPFRSPMSRMLSFTRMLSRDRRNASSPIAGASPLSPSSRCHIPMTEPDIERGGEQTM is encoded by the coding sequence ATGATGAACTTGAACGACCAGGATCCAATGGTCATGCCCGAAGCAACCAAGTCTCCTTCTCGAACCTACGCCATGAGCAGCAAGATCATGATAAGCGCCATTGCAATCCTCTTCTTCGTCGTCGTTCTAATGGTCTTCCTCCATCTATACGCTCGCTGGTATCTCCTCCGCGCTCGCAGACGCCACCTCCGCCGCCGTAACCGCCGCGCTACAATGGTGTTCTTCACCGCCGACGAACCTTCCACCGTAACCGCCACGCGTGGTCTCGACCCCACCGTCATAAAATCTCTCCCCGTTTTCGCTTTCTCCCACGCGACGCACAAGGAGCCGATCGAGTGCGCCGTCTGTCTCTCCGAGTTCGAAGAGACAGAGTCGGGTCGGGTTCTGCCGAGCTGTAAACACACTTTTCATGTCGACTGCATCGATATGTGGTTTCACTCTCATTCCACCTGTCCTCTCTGCCGCTCTCTCGTCGAGCCTCACGCCGTTAGTGAAACACCAatggcggcggcggaggaggaggagcaagtGGTTATCACGATTTCTCCTGAACCGGTTTCTGAAACCGAACCGGGTTCGAGCTCTGGATTGAGGGATGAACCCCGAGATTCGGGGAGAAAACCTTCGGCGATTGAGGTGCCGAGGAGGAACTTGAGCGAGTTTGAACACGCTTCGACTCAAAACTCGCCGTTTAGGTCGCCGATGAGCCGGATGTTATCTTTCACTCGGATGTTGAGCAGAGATCGGAGAAACGCTTCTTCGCCGATTGCCGGAGCTTCGCCTCTATCGCCGTCGTCGAGATGCCATATCCCGATGACCGAGCCAGATATCGAGCGTGGAGGAGAACAGACTATGTGA